The following are from one region of the Colius striatus isolate bColStr4 chromosome Z, bColStr4.1.hap1, whole genome shotgun sequence genome:
- the LOC133628792 gene encoding proto-oncogene Wnt-3 isoform X2 encodes MYSVGIKQSLALGQQYSSLGSQPILCGSIPGLVPKQLRFCRNYIEIMPSVAEGVKLGIQECQHQFRGRRWNCTTIDDSLAIFGPVLDKATRESAFVHAIASAGVAFAVTRSCAEGTSTICGCDSHHKGPPGEGWKWGGCSEDADFGVLVSREFADARENRPDARSAMNRHNNEAGRTTILDHMHLKCKCHGLSGSCEVKTCWWAQPDFRAIGDYLKDKYDSASEMVVEKHRESRGWVETLRAKYALFKPPTERDLVYYENSPNFCEPNPETGSFGTRDRTCNVTSHGIDGCDLLCCGRGHNTRTEKRKEKCHCIFHWCCYVSCQECVRVYDVHTCK; translated from the exons ATGTATTCAGTAGGGATTAAACA GTCCCTCGCACTCGGGCAGCAGTACAgctccctggggtcccagcccaTCCTCTGCGGCTCCATCCCCGGCCTCGTCCCCAAGCAGCTCCGCTTCTGCCGCAACTACATCGAGATCATGCCCAGCGTGGCCGAGGGCGTGAAGCTGGGCATCCAGGAGTGCCAGCACCAGTTCCGGGGCCGCCGCTGGAACTGCACCACCATCGACGACAGCCTGGCCATCTTTGGGCCTGTCCTGGACAAAG CCACGCGAGAGTCGGCCTTCGTGCACGCCATCGCCTCGGCCGGGGTGGCCTTCGCCGTGACCCGCTCCTGCGCCGAGGGCACCTCCACCATCTGCGGCTGCGACTCCCACCACAAGGGGCCCCCGGGGGAGGGCTGGAAGTGGGGCGGCTGCAGCGAGGACGCCGACTTCGGCGTGTTGGTGTCCCGGGAGTTCGCCGACGCCCGCGAGAACCGGCCGGACGCGCGCTCGGCCATGAACAGGCACAACAACGAGGCCGGCAGGACG ACCATCCTGGACCACATGCACCTGAAGTGCAAGTGCCACGGGCTGTCGGGAAGCTGCGAGGTGAAGACGTGCTGGTGGGCACAGCCCGACTTCCGCGCCATCGGCGACTACCTGAAGGACAAGTACGACAGCGCCTCGGAGATGGTGGTGGAGAAGCACCGGGAGTCGCGGGGCTGGGTGGAAACCCTCCGCGCCAAGTACGCTCTGTTCAAGCCGCCAACCGAGCGGGACCTGGTCTACTACGAGAACTCCCCCAACTTCTGTGAGCCCAACCCCGAGACGGGCTCCTTTGGGACGAGGGACAGGACGTGCAACGTCACCTCCCACGGCATCGACGGCTGCGACCTGCTGTGCTGCGGCCGCGGCCACAACACCAGGACTGAGAAACGGAAGGAGAAGTGCCACTGCATCTTCCACTGGTGCTGCTACGTGAGCTGCCAGGAGTGCGTACGCGTCTACGACGTCCACACCTGCAAGTAA
- the LOC133628792 gene encoding proto-oncogene Wnt-3 isoform X1, which yields MDYHLLGLILSFLVNGTKVLAGYPIWWSLALGQQYSSLGSQPILCGSIPGLVPKQLRFCRNYIEIMPSVAEGVKLGIQECQHQFRGRRWNCTTIDDSLAIFGPVLDKATRESAFVHAIASAGVAFAVTRSCAEGTSTICGCDSHHKGPPGEGWKWGGCSEDADFGVLVSREFADARENRPDARSAMNRHNNEAGRTTILDHMHLKCKCHGLSGSCEVKTCWWAQPDFRAIGDYLKDKYDSASEMVVEKHRESRGWVETLRAKYALFKPPTERDLVYYENSPNFCEPNPETGSFGTRDRTCNVTSHGIDGCDLLCCGRGHNTRTEKRKEKCHCIFHWCCYVSCQECVRVYDVHTCK from the exons GTCCCTCGCACTCGGGCAGCAGTACAgctccctggggtcccagcccaTCCTCTGCGGCTCCATCCCCGGCCTCGTCCCCAAGCAGCTCCGCTTCTGCCGCAACTACATCGAGATCATGCCCAGCGTGGCCGAGGGCGTGAAGCTGGGCATCCAGGAGTGCCAGCACCAGTTCCGGGGCCGCCGCTGGAACTGCACCACCATCGACGACAGCCTGGCCATCTTTGGGCCTGTCCTGGACAAAG CCACGCGAGAGTCGGCCTTCGTGCACGCCATCGCCTCGGCCGGGGTGGCCTTCGCCGTGACCCGCTCCTGCGCCGAGGGCACCTCCACCATCTGCGGCTGCGACTCCCACCACAAGGGGCCCCCGGGGGAGGGCTGGAAGTGGGGCGGCTGCAGCGAGGACGCCGACTTCGGCGTGTTGGTGTCCCGGGAGTTCGCCGACGCCCGCGAGAACCGGCCGGACGCGCGCTCGGCCATGAACAGGCACAACAACGAGGCCGGCAGGACG ACCATCCTGGACCACATGCACCTGAAGTGCAAGTGCCACGGGCTGTCGGGAAGCTGCGAGGTGAAGACGTGCTGGTGGGCACAGCCCGACTTCCGCGCCATCGGCGACTACCTGAAGGACAAGTACGACAGCGCCTCGGAGATGGTGGTGGAGAAGCACCGGGAGTCGCGGGGCTGGGTGGAAACCCTCCGCGCCAAGTACGCTCTGTTCAAGCCGCCAACCGAGCGGGACCTGGTCTACTACGAGAACTCCCCCAACTTCTGTGAGCCCAACCCCGAGACGGGCTCCTTTGGGACGAGGGACAGGACGTGCAACGTCACCTCCCACGGCATCGACGGCTGCGACCTGCTGTGCTGCGGCCGCGGCCACAACACCAGGACTGAGAAACGGAAGGAGAAGTGCCACTGCATCTTCCACTGGTGCTGCTACGTGAGCTGCCAGGAGTGCGTACGCGTCTACGACGTCCACACCTGCAAGTAA